From the genome of Argentina anserina chromosome 4, drPotAnse1.1, whole genome shotgun sequence, one region includes:
- the LOC126791288 gene encoding myosin-binding protein 3-like translates to MAANKFATMLHRNTNKLTLILIYAILEWVLILLLLLNSLFSYLIVKFADYFGLKRPCLWCSRLEHIFEPGNQSRKSYRDLVCEEHANEISKLGFCSNHQKLAESQDMCENCSSQQGCQEWSDKYAFFPWMKQLGMVQGGDGDKEIIDKEVNLECSCCGVSLSSKVYPPCILLKPSWGVLDYSQKPILNSDVGVDAHTEEGDQSEQSGSDHNGHDEGVVVVVEGNKGENSVSDVDGCCGQRDYDVEETINSACCSVCDYVCKETETGANANMNVSMDDDDDVRDRVQGSCDENKSCGSPHQHLEFYIDQEDCRLVPVELVDSPASIERQSHQNYKVEEGQGNSDTQDVILDFDMHFETQAKPVVECWHSSDEIVELLSSHESKEESKVSVLDSSHESKEEIKVSVTDSNDCVENGEEVKGIEKNEDATSTEATPASCHEDDSQSNADIVGREIGSDVHQATNEDDDIHMLNDEIDAEVSIGTDIPDHDIFNEDIQSAGELLNSYPNVQEDPSTSSPTSPNANIYDNYGSKQENEGFLEFKTLSLETSEEARNSHFSLGSELNEIEEEKVLPDTPTSTDHFHQLYNRMLLTERRESGTEASMDGSVVSDIECGDGVLTMEKLKSVLRAERKALNRVYAELEEERSASAIAANQTMAMINRLQEEKAAMQMEALQYQRMMDEQSEYDQEAMQLLNELMVKREKEKQELEKELEICRKKVQDYEAKEKMMTLRRMKEGYTRSRTSSGPCSNAEDSDGLSIDLNHEVKEEDNFSGQEESSNQNTPRDAVLYLEESLASFEEEKLSILDQLKELEEKLLTLNDEEEEEHCEDIKPIDHFFSENGNGYHENVDVSSEDNGIANGHTKETNGTHHQDRKIMGSIKAKRLLPLFNEAEDEDEELNGDAEGYDSVASQEHKKFAIEEEVDHVYERLQALEADREFLKHCISSLRKGDKGLDLLKEILQHLRDLRSVETRLRNSGEGIL, encoded by the exons ATGGCTGCCAACAAGTTTGCCACCATGTTACACAGAAATACCAACAAACTCACCCTGATTCTCATCTACGCAATCCTCGAATGGGTTCtgatcctcctcctcctcctcaactCCCTCTTCTCTTATCTGATCGTCAAGTTCGCCGACTACTTTGGCCTCAAACGACCCTGCCTCTGGTGTTCTAGGCTCGAGCACATCTTCGAGCCTGGAAACCAGAGCCGCAAGTCTTACAGAGATCTCGTCTGCGAAGAACACGCCAATGAAATATCCAAACTCGGGTTCTGCTCCAATCACCAGAAACTGGCCGAGTCTCAAGACATGTGTGAGAATTGCTCATCGCAGCAGGGCTGCCAAGAATGGTCTGACAAGTATGCTTTCTTTCCTTGGATGAAGCAACTTGGGATGGTTCAAGGCGGCGATGGTGATAAGGAGATTATTGATAAAGAAGTGAATTTGGAGTGTTCTTGCTGCGGTGTGAGCTTGAGCAGCAAGGTGTACCCTCCTTGTATTCTGCTCAAGCCTTCTTGGGGTGTTTTGGATTACTCTCAAAAACCGATTTTGAATTCTGATGTAGGGGTTGATGCTCACACTGAGGAAGGTGATCAGTCGGAACAAAGTGGATCGGATCACAACGGACATGATGAgggtgttgttgttgttgttgaaggAAATAAGGGAGAGAATTCGGTTTCGGATGTTGATGGATGCTGTGGACAGAGAGATTATGATGTAGAGGAGACAATCAACTCAGCTTGCTGTTCTGTTTGTGACTATGTCTGCAAGGAAACTGAAACTGGGGCTAATGCTAATATGAATGTCTCcatggatgatgatgatgatgttcgAGATCGAGTTCAGGGCAGTTGTGATGAGAACAAGTCTTGTGGAAGTCCTCATCAGCATCTGGAGTTCTACATTGATCAAGAAGATTGCCGGTTGGTGCCGGTTGAATTGGTTGATTCTCCTGCCAGCATTGAGAGGCAAAGTCACCAGAACTATAAAGTGGAGGAAGGCCAAGGAAATAGTGATACTCAAGATGTTATTCTGGATTTCGACATGCATTTCGAGACACAAGCCAAACCAGTTGTTGAGTGCTGGCACAGTTCGGATGAGATTGTGGAGTTACTTTCATCCCATGAGAGTAAAGAGGAGAGCAAAGTTTCAGTTCTAGACTCATCCCATGAGAGTAAAGAGGAGATCAAAGTTTCAGTTACTGACTCAAACGAttgtgttgagaatggagaagaAGTTAAgggaattgaaaaaaatgaagatgCTACTAGTACTGAAGCAACACCAGCCTCCTGTCATGAGGATGATAGTCAATCAAATGCTGATATAGTAGGAAGAGAAATCGGTTCGGATGTTCATCAAG CAACAAATGAGGATGATGATATCCATATGCTGAACGATGAGATTGATGCAGAGGTCTCAATAGGGACAGATATTCCTGATCATGATATATTCAATGAGGACATTCAATCAGCTGGGGAACTTCTGAATTCCTATCCCAATGTGCAAGAAGATCCTTCTACAAGTTCTCCGACTTCTCCCAATGCTAATATCTATGATAATTATG GTTCTAAGCAAGAAAATGAAGGTTTTCTAGAATTCAAGACCCTATCACTTGAAACAAGTGAGGAAGCACGAAATAGTCATTTCTCATTAGGTTCAGAACTTAATGAGATTGAGGAAGAGAAGGTTCTTCCTGATACACCAACTTCTACAGACCATTTCCATCAGTTGTATAACAGAATGCTACTTACCGAGAGAAGGGAATCAGGAACAGAAGCGTCAATGGATGGAAGTGTGGTGAGCGATATTGAATGTGGTGATGGGGTCCTGACTATGGAGAAGCTGAAATCGGTATTGAGAGCAGAACGCAAAGCTTTAAATAGAGTATATGCAGAACTTGAAGAAGAGAGGAGTGCTTCTGCAATAGCAGCCAACCAGACAATGGCAATGATAAATAGGCTACAAGAAGAAAAGGCAGCAATGCAGATGGAAGCTTTGCAGTACCAAAGAATGATGGATGAGCAGTCTGAGTATGACCAGGAAGCAATGCAGCTCTTAAACGAGCTCATGGTAAAGAGGGAAAAGGAAAAGCAAGAACTTGAAAAGGAGCTGGAAATATGTCGAAAGAAGGTGCAAGATTATGAGGCCAAAGAGAAAATGATGACTTTGAGGAGAATGAAAGAGGGCTATACAAGGAGTAGGACTTCATCCGGTCCTTGTAGCAATGCTGAGGATAGTGATGGACTATCGATAGATTTGAATCAtgaagtgaaggaagaagataacTTCTCTGGACAAGAGGAAAGTAGCAATCAAAACACGCCAAGGGATGCAGTTCTATATTTAGAAGAATCTTTGGCTAGCTTTGAGGAAGAGAAGTTATCTATTCTAGACCAACTCAAGGAATTGGAAGAGAAGCTTTTGACCTTGAatgatgaagaggaagaagaacatTGCGAGGATATAAAACCAATCGATCATTTCTTTTCAGAGAATGGAAATGGCTACCACGAGAATGTTGATGTTAGCAGTGAAGATAATGGCATTGCAAACGGCCATACCAAAGAAACGAATGGAACACATCATCAAGATAGGAAAATCATGGGATCAATTAAGGCAAAGAGACTTCTTCCACTTTTCAATGAAGCTGAAGATGAAGACGAGGAGTTGAATGGAGATGCAGAAGGTTATGATTCTGTTGCATCACAAGAGCACAAGAAATTTGCTATTGAAGAGGAGGTTGATCATGTCTACGAGAGACTACAAGCGCTTGAAGCAGATAGAGAGTTTCTAAAGCATTGCATTAGCTCCTTAAGGAAAGGTGACAAGGGCCTAGATCTTCTAAAAGAGATTTTGCAACATCTTCGTGATCTGAGAAGCGTGGAAACCCGATTAAGGAATTCGGGAGAGGGTATTCTTTGA